Within the Acetonema longum DSM 6540 genome, the region CAGTGGCAGTCCATGGCGAAAACCAAAGGAAACGATCGTAATGGTCATGCGCTCATGTTCCGTGCTCTCGGAATACAGTGCGGTAATTTTCTCTTTCAACTGGGGAGTGGACAATTCCGAAGTATCGATGATATGAGTGGCCCGGCCGCGAATCTTTTCCAGGCGCGCCCGTTCCAGAGTAATACCTTCGCTGACCCGTCCCTCGGCTGCCAGGGGATGTCGTCGCCGGGTTTCCTTATAGCGCCGGATCAGGGTTTCGTCCGAAGCCTCCAAAAACAATATTTCATACAGAATGCCCTGGCTTTCCATGTCTTCCAGCACCTGTACCATCTTGTCGAAAAATTCACCGCCCCGGATATCCACTACCAGTGCTATGCGGCTGACCCGGCCGGCGGACTGGGAACATAAGTCGGCAAATTTGGGAATCAGCGCCGGCGGCAGATTATCCACGCAAAAATAGCCTAGGTCTTCCAGCACGCGCATGACCTGGGTTTTTCCGGCGCCCGATAAGCCTGTAACAATCACCAGTCGAAATTGTTCCATTGCAATCATCCTTTCAGCAGACTCGGAAAGTGGCTTCGATGCTTTATATCACTCGATATTTTCTCCGGCGCAAATGGGCGGCGATTTGCTCCATGCTGGAATTCAGTATCTGTTCCGGCGGGAAATTATATTTCGCAATCAAGGCTAAGGCAGCCGTAAATTCGCCCACTGTTTCGCAGTAATGGCTGTCGGAGCCTATGATCAGTTTAGCGCCGTATTGTTTCATGAGGGCGGCGATTTGTTCGCAATTAGGCTGGCTGCCTTTGCGGCTGATGGTCAGAGAACTGTTGTTGATCTCCAAAGCTACATCGTATTCCACGGCGGCCTGTACCACTTTCTCATAATCCACCGGGTATTCCGGGTTGCCGGGATGCACAATGGCATCCACCCATGGATTTTGCATGGCCCGGATCATCATAGCCGTGTTTTCGGCCACCGACCCGTGAGGTGAGCAAACTGTGTGTAAACCCGCCAGCACGATATTCAGCCGTGCCAGCCGCTGTTCTTCCAAGTCCAGTGTCCCTTCCCTGTCGATGACATTGGCTTCCATGCCTTTTAACACTCTGACGCCGGAAATATAGTCTGGCACGGCCGCCAAATTGCCGAAATGATAGGGATGGGGGCCACCGGGCATCTTAGGGCCATGGTCGGTGATAGCAATCAGCTTCAGCCCTTTATCGGCAGCAACGGCGGCAATTTCCCGCACAGTGCTGTAGGCATGTCCGCTGGCTACGGTATGAATATGCAAATCAGCAATACACTGCATAAAAAACTCTCCTCCTATCCTATAATTATAGGCCAGGAGGAGAAAAAAAGCAAAGTTGGGATATGAGCAATCGGTATTTAATCGGTCACTGACGCCACTGAGCGTTGGATGATCGCCAGCATTTCCTTTATTTGATCGGGAGTGCTGGCCAAAGGCGGCATGAAGACAATCACGTCCCCCAGGGGGCGAATGATCAGCCCCGCACGGCGGGC harbors:
- the rapZ gene encoding RNase adapter RapZ; this encodes MEQFRLVIVTGLSGAGKTQVMRVLEDLGYFCVDNLPPALIPKFADLCSQSAGRVSRIALVVDIRGGEFFDKMVQVLEDMESQGILYEILFLEASDETLIRRYKETRRRHPLAAEGRVSEGITLERARLEKIRGRATHIIDTSELSTPQLKEKITALYSESTEHERMTITIVSFGFRHGLPLDADMVYDVRFLPNPHYVESLRRRSGMEAPVREYIWKWPITQQFTEKLLNLIDFLVPNYVKEGKSHLVIAVGCTGGMHRSVFIAEKLYAHLKNKGYKVNVEHRDVKHNLVEE
- a CDS encoding phosphatase, which codes for MQCIADLHIHTVASGHAYSTVREIAAVAADKGLKLIAITDHGPKMPGGPHPYHFGNLAAVPDYISGVRVLKGMEANVIDREGTLDLEEQRLARLNIVLAGLHTVCSPHGSVAENTAMMIRAMQNPWVDAIVHPGNPEYPVDYEKVVQAAVEYDVALEINNSSLTISRKGSQPNCEQIAALMKQYGAKLIIGSDSHYCETVGEFTAALALIAKYNFPPEQILNSSMEQIAAHLRRRKYRVI